A window of Pomacea canaliculata isolate SZHN2017 linkage group LG3, ASM307304v1, whole genome shotgun sequence contains these coding sequences:
- the LOC112560642 gene encoding uncharacterized protein LOC112560642, translating into MTSTEEYKREKRPSWKRSQRCRKRMSTLLHTHVALIVVCTLAALDAACVMGQVICDLLIVNETLTNWKELNGTLTPLLKENLPFLNSTVEDLQDINDKLASHRKDILLSSLSKNISHDRIFTKSDNMTGDSSPIPGNSSDEHMTIGIFKQPLANIRHRRAANKRLDKHDQMLNHLTHSFHIGSMVILSFLLLETLLKVIAMGKKMLHHKLEVFDAFIVSSSWVLDVYFWQGIWDQPREEAATLLIYILPWRVVRIVNSFVLVIQEKDHVQLKIIKQRLRLSAKRSKETTLKATSYKTEVKQLQGLCRKYGATENEINACGLTGM; encoded by the exons ATGCCGCAAGCGCATGTCCactctcctacacacacacgtggcgCTCATTGTTGTGTGCACGCTGGCAGCACTCGATGCCGCCTGTGTCATGGGCCAGGTCATCTGCGACCTTCTCATTGTGAATG AGACTCTAACTAATTGGAAGGAACTTAACGGTACTCTAACGCCATTGCTAAAGGAAAACCTTCCTTTCTTGAATTCGACGGTGGAAGACCTGCAGGACATCAACGATAAATTGGCGTCACATCGAAAGGACATCCTGCTCAGTTCTCTTAGTAAGAACATTAGTCATGACAGGATCTTTACAAAGTCAGACAACATGACAGGTGATTCCTCACCAATTCCTGGTAACTCAAGCGATGAGCACATGACTATTGGAATCTTCAAACAACCATTGGCAAACATTAGGCACCGAAGAGCGGCCAACAAGCGTTTGGATAAACACGATCAAATGCTGAACCACCTTACTCACTCATTTCACATCGGGTCGATGGTAatcctctccttccttcttctgGAG ACTCTCCTGAAAGTAATTGCGATGGGGAAGAAAATGCTTCATCACAAGCTGGAG GTGTTTGATGCCTTCATCGTGTCTTCCTCATGGGTTCTTGACGTCTACTTCTGGCAAGGCATCTGGGATCAACCACGAGAAGAAGCTGCCACATTATTGATATATATACTTCCGTGGCGTGTGGTCAGGATTGTAAATA GTTTCGTGCTGGTCATCCAGGAGAAGGACCACGTGCAGTTAAAAATCATAAAGCAGAGGCTGCGGCTGTCCGCTAAACGGAGTAAGGAGACAACTCTCAAAGCCACATCATACAAG ACTGAGGTGAAGCAGCTGCAAGGTCTGTGCCGGAAGTACGGGGCTACAGAAAACGAGATCAACGCATGCGGGCTAACAGGTATGTAA